One genomic window of Actinoalloteichus hoggarensis includes the following:
- a CDS encoding FtsX-like permease family protein yields MNPLALALRILRADRRSRLSAVLTSAGVAIGTVLVVLLLTLPDAAAARGERFAWQYVGSHGTPAEAVALVDRSSDVVGSQPITRLDVAASGDASPEAVPVAPGIPEFPASGEVLLSPALADLVARLPPAELGDRFPGAVIGVLGQEALSYPEQLVAVVGHHEAELSAEASPVAGLIGDRFMSDIFLITLSMVGLAVLAVPSLVLVASSARLTAARRERRLASMRLAGATPGQVLLLTAVEAGIAAAAGTVVGLSLTIPVSGLMSRIPWQGGTWLAGDFVPEVSTLLLVGLGVPLLVILAAVLGLRRVVSSPLGVVIARRRRGPSAWRLVVLVSVGALFAAGLIVAQNGGGIGLLIFSMAAIVLSASVVGPWLTSVIGVLFTTVWRRPSTLLAGRRLRDAPQAAYRSASGVVLAVFVGALALTVLPGMSTAGTVGRSFQADVLYGDVPTSEAEAIAERIRVGLTENEVAGAVATAGRARLITGDGRHEYPALVLDCPRAVELTRLPIGRCSEEPGVWVGSELFLPDTGLRLRDVRSPRPAGPSGPDTGSNGAMTSPGGSADAASAPGVPLADGGPVTVHTMAGSTAELAGSVLVEPALVPDRDSIAESSILVSAPADQTEVVRTVLSRAAPGVAVNSLALTAIENGVLLDDLRRVTILGLSIAALLACASTIVTSAGSVLDRRQTLGALTAAGASVSVLARALRTEAALPALAASLGAAVVGFGVGAGVLWLLGLEIEVHPSLAVPVAVAVAVSVSAAWAAGRVLRNVSGEPFATE; encoded by the coding sequence ATGAATCCGCTCGCGCTCGCGCTGCGCATCCTACGTGCCGACCGACGGAGCAGGCTCTCCGCCGTCCTCACGTCGGCGGGCGTGGCGATCGGGACCGTGCTCGTCGTCCTGCTGCTGACGCTGCCCGACGCGGCCGCGGCTCGCGGGGAGCGATTCGCCTGGCAGTACGTGGGTTCCCACGGCACGCCGGCGGAGGCGGTCGCGCTGGTCGATCGGTCCTCGGACGTCGTCGGCTCGCAGCCGATCACCCGGCTCGACGTGGCGGCCTCCGGCGATGCCTCGCCGGAGGCCGTTCCGGTCGCACCCGGCATTCCCGAGTTTCCCGCTTCCGGCGAGGTGCTGCTCTCCCCGGCGCTCGCCGACCTGGTGGCCCGGCTGCCGCCCGCGGAACTGGGCGACCGATTCCCCGGCGCCGTCATCGGGGTGCTCGGACAGGAGGCGCTGTCCTACCCGGAACAGCTGGTGGCCGTCGTCGGTCACCACGAGGCCGAGCTGAGCGCGGAGGCGAGCCCGGTCGCCGGGCTGATCGGCGACCGGTTCATGTCGGACATCTTCCTGATCACGTTGTCGATGGTGGGGCTGGCGGTGCTGGCGGTGCCGAGCCTGGTGCTGGTCGCCTCCTCCGCCCGGCTCACCGCCGCTCGCCGAGAACGCCGACTGGCGTCGATGCGGCTGGCGGGGGCCACACCCGGCCAGGTGCTGCTGCTGACGGCCGTCGAGGCGGGGATCGCCGCGGCCGCGGGCACCGTCGTCGGGCTGTCGCTGACCATCCCGGTGTCGGGCCTGATGTCTCGAATCCCGTGGCAGGGCGGCACCTGGCTGGCCGGCGACTTCGTCCCCGAGGTATCGACGCTGCTCCTCGTCGGCCTGGGCGTCCCGCTGCTGGTGATCCTCGCGGCCGTCCTCGGCCTCCGCCGGGTGGTGTCGAGTCCGCTCGGCGTGGTGATCGCCCGACGGCGCCGAGGACCGAGTGCCTGGCGGCTGGTGGTCCTGGTCTCGGTGGGCGCCCTGTTCGCGGCGGGTCTCATCGTCGCCCAGAACGGCGGCGGGATCGGGCTGCTGATCTTCTCGATGGCGGCGATCGTGCTGTCGGCCTCGGTGGTGGGCCCGTGGCTGACCTCGGTGATCGGCGTGCTCTTCACGACGGTGTGGCGTCGGCCGTCGACGCTGCTCGCGGGCAGACGACTGCGTGACGCGCCCCAGGCCGCTTATCGGTCGGCCTCGGGCGTGGTGCTCGCCGTGTTCGTCGGCGCCCTGGCCTTGACCGTGCTGCCCGGCATGTCGACAGCCGGGACGGTCGGACGTTCATTCCAGGCCGACGTCCTGTATGGCGACGTGCCCACCTCCGAGGCCGAGGCGATCGCCGAGCGAATCCGCGTCGGCCTCACCGAGAACGAGGTCGCGGGCGCGGTGGCCACCGCAGGCCGGGCGCGGTTGATCACGGGTGACGGGCGGCACGAGTACCCCGCGCTGGTGTTGGACTGCCCGAGGGCGGTGGAGCTGACCCGGCTCCCGATCGGCCGCTGCTCCGAGGAGCCGGGGGTATGGGTGGGCAGTGAGCTGTTCCTGCCCGACACCGGTCTGCGTCTCCGGGACGTCCGGAGCCCCCGGCCGGCAGGCCCCAGCGGCCCTGACACGGGCTCGAACGGCGCCATGACGAGTCCCGGCGGGTCGGCGGACGCTGCGTCGGCGCCGGGAGTGCCGCTGGCCGACGGAGGGCCGGTCACCGTGCACACCATGGCGGGATCGACGGCGGAACTGGCCGGATCGGTGCTCGTCGAACCCGCGCTCGTCCCGGACCGCGACTCCATCGCCGAGTCGTCGATCCTGGTCAGCGCGCCGGCCGACCAGACCGAGGTGGTGCGCACCGTGCTCAGCCGGGCGGCCCCTGGAGTGGCGGTGAACAGCCTCGCTCTGACCGCGATCGAGAACGGCGTCCTGCTGGACGACCTGCGCCGCGTGACGATCCTCGGCCTGAGCATCGCGGCGCTGCTGGCCTGCGCCAGCACCATCGTCACTTCGGCGGGCTCGGTGCTGGATCGGCGTCAAACCCTGGGCGCGCTGACGGCCGCCGGGGCCTCGGTGTCGGTGCTGGCACGGGCCCTGCGGACCGAGGCAGCGCTGCCCGCGCTGGCGGCATCCCTCGGAGCAGCGGTGGTGGGCTTCGGCGTGGGTGCCGGGGTTCTGTGGCTGCTGGGCCTGGAGATCGAGGTCCACCCCTCGTTGGCCGTCCCGGTCGCCGTGGCCGTCGCCGTGTCCGTGTCGGCGGCGTGGGCGGCCGGGCGAGTGCTGCGCAACGTGAGCGGCGAGCCGTTCGCCACGGAATGA
- a CDS encoding ABC transporter ATP-binding protein has protein sequence MTAAPRPADQDRLAPEDRASPLLTGNGLTKRYGEQHALSGVDLAVGRAEVVAIVGPSGSGKTTLLHVLAGILPPDGGEVLLDGQRIDRLSERRRSELRRGAFGFVFQAGMLVSELTCLENVALPLLLAGSSRATAMATAESWLDRLGLAGLRQRRPGEVSGGQAQRVAIARALAHEPSVIFADEPTGALDTHTGQETISVLLDAANSTGAAVVIVTHDPAVAERAGRRVEIRDGLVAGRSAA, from the coding sequence ATGACCGCTGCCCCCAGACCCGCAGATCAGGACAGGCTCGCTCCGGAAGACCGGGCGTCGCCGCTGCTCACGGGCAACGGACTGACGAAGCGTTATGGCGAACAGCATGCCCTGTCCGGCGTCGACCTGGCCGTGGGCCGAGCCGAGGTCGTCGCGATCGTCGGGCCTTCCGGGTCCGGCAAGACCACGCTGCTTCACGTGCTGGCGGGCATCCTGCCGCCGGACGGCGGCGAGGTCCTGCTGGACGGCCAGCGGATCGACCGGCTGTCCGAGCGCAGGCGCAGCGAGCTGCGGCGCGGCGCCTTCGGCTTCGTGTTCCAGGCCGGAATGCTGGTATCGGAACTGACCTGTCTGGAAAACGTGGCGCTGCCGCTGCTGCTCGCCGGCTCGAGCCGGGCGACGGCGATGGCGACGGCCGAGAGCTGGCTGGATCGGCTCGGGCTCGCCGGGCTCCGGCAGCGCCGACCCGGCGAGGTGTCCGGCGGTCAGGCGCAGCGGGTCGCCATCGCCAGGGCGCTGGCGCACGAGCCTTCGGTGATCTTCGCGGACGAGCCGACCGGCGCGTTGGACACCCACACCGGTCAGGAGACGATCAGCGTCCTGCTCGACGCCGCGAACAGCACCGGGGCCGCCGTCGTCATCGTCACTCACGATCCCGCCGTGGCCGAGCGCGCCGGACGTCGGGTGGAGATCCGGGACGGCCTGGTCGCCGGGCGGTCCGCGGCATGA
- a CDS encoding sensor histidine kinase yields MTRGSSAGWMERVPARYRALLRQQWPLILVLGLLQLGQLGAIGMGAAAQFGVLLSILLVTIAVLAPLRPFRAALAAALLLGGSGIFMAVLGGQTSMQYSFTGLCAAMAILAYAVRYLDKGQARVSVVALIITIEMSLSPEMARNVAGLGDLLQALVALQFLTALMVVPALIAGLYFRGADREREQRTSREIVAAQQAERMALARELHDVVAHHVTGIVVQSQAARIVAANNPEAVAKALELIEHSGTEALTAMRRLVGTMREGSAPDAESAASQATMDLDADLRTLVDRAERSGIPARLDAVPGGDVPPEVGRSVLRLVQEALTNSGKHARNLSLVLVAVYRTATGLRILVTDDGDGGVQDPVGGSGGYGLIGMRERVDLLGGEFSAGPGPHHGWRVEVLLPVQDVEAEQT; encoded by the coding sequence ATGACTCGGGGGTCCTCCGCAGGCTGGATGGAACGTGTGCCGGCGCGATACCGCGCGCTGCTCCGGCAGCAGTGGCCGCTGATACTGGTGCTGGGGCTGCTACAGCTCGGCCAGCTCGGGGCAATCGGCATGGGCGCGGCCGCGCAGTTCGGCGTGCTGCTCTCGATACTGCTGGTGACCATCGCGGTGCTCGCGCCGTTGCGTCCCTTCCGCGCCGCGCTGGCCGCCGCACTGTTGTTGGGCGGCTCCGGGATCTTCATGGCGGTCCTCGGCGGCCAGACGTCCATGCAGTACAGCTTCACCGGGCTGTGCGCGGCGATGGCGATCCTCGCCTACGCGGTGCGCTATCTGGACAAGGGGCAGGCTCGCGTCAGCGTGGTGGCGCTGATCATCACCATCGAGATGAGCCTGTCGCCGGAGATGGCACGCAACGTGGCAGGGCTCGGGGACCTCCTACAGGCCTTGGTTGCACTGCAGTTCCTCACCGCGTTGATGGTGGTTCCCGCACTGATCGCGGGCCTGTACTTCCGAGGCGCCGACCGTGAGCGCGAGCAACGCACCAGCCGGGAGATCGTCGCCGCCCAGCAGGCGGAGCGGATGGCGTTGGCGCGGGAGCTGCACGACGTGGTCGCGCACCACGTGACCGGCATCGTGGTGCAGTCGCAGGCCGCCCGGATCGTGGCGGCGAACAACCCGGAGGCCGTGGCCAAGGCGCTGGAGCTGATCGAGCACAGCGGGACCGAGGCCCTCACGGCGATGCGCAGGCTGGTGGGGACGATGCGGGAGGGCTCCGCCCCCGACGCCGAGTCCGCCGCCTCGCAGGCGACCATGGATCTCGACGCCGACCTGCGCACCCTCGTCGACCGCGCGGAGCGCAGCGGCATCCCGGCCCGACTCGACGCGGTGCCCGGCGGGGACGTTCCACCGGAGGTGGGGCGTTCGGTGCTGCGGCTCGTGCAGGAGGCGCTGACCAACTCCGGCAAGCACGCGAGGAATCTGTCTCTGGTGCTGGTCGCGGTCTATCGGACGGCCACGGGGCTGCGCATCCTGGTGACCGACGACGGCGACGGCGGGGTGCAGGATCCGGTCGGCGGCTCGGGTGGCTACGGTCTCATCGGGATGCGCGAGCGGGTCGATCTGCTCGGCGGCGAGTTCAGCGCGGGGCCGGGCCCTCACCACGGATGGCGGGTGGAGGTCCTGCTGCCCGTGCAGGATGTTGAGGCGGAGCAGACATGA
- a CDS encoding response regulator, with translation MTIRVLIADDQEMVRAGFRMILEAQPDIEVVADVPNGVEALRRATELRPDVCLLDIRMPGLDGLEVTRRLAGPDVADPLKVVIVTTFDLDEYVATALAGGASGFLLKDAGPALLVEAIKAADRGDALVSPQITVRLLKHFSAPAKSPVRQPVDALTEREVDVVREVARGCTNTEIGAELFMSLSTVKTHLAAVQQKIGARNRVEIAAWAWRSGMMADG, from the coding sequence ATGACGATCAGAGTCCTGATCGCCGACGACCAGGAGATGGTCCGGGCCGGTTTCCGGATGATCCTGGAGGCACAGCCCGACATCGAGGTGGTCGCGGACGTCCCCAACGGCGTCGAGGCCCTGCGCCGGGCCACCGAGCTGCGGCCGGACGTCTGTCTGCTGGACATCCGGATGCCGGGGCTGGACGGTCTGGAGGTCACCCGCAGACTGGCGGGTCCGGACGTCGCCGACCCGCTGAAGGTCGTGATCGTGACGACCTTCGATCTCGACGAGTACGTCGCCACGGCGCTGGCGGGCGGGGCGAGCGGCTTCCTGTTGAAGGACGCGGGCCCCGCGCTGCTGGTGGAGGCGATCAAGGCCGCCGACCGAGGAGACGCGCTGGTGTCGCCGCAGATCACCGTGCGGCTGCTCAAGCACTTCAGCGCACCGGCGAAGTCCCCGGTCCGGCAGCCCGTCGACGCACTGACCGAACGCGAGGTCGACGTGGTGCGTGAGGTGGCCCGCGGCTGCACGAACACCGAGATCGGCGCCGAGCTGTTCATGTCGCTGTCCACCGTGAAGACTCACCTCGCGGCCGTGCAGCAGAAGATCGGCGCCCGCAACCGTGTGGAGATCGCCGCCTGGGCGTGGCGCTCCGGGATGATGGCGGACGGCTGA
- a CDS encoding serine hydrolase domain-containing protein has product MIDPVQDLNREQAPAASTVRALTRRLAVDQRDGRVPSVVAGLVRDRATVWTGARGRVNDSAPTPHTQYRIGSITKTFIAVLILRLRDEGLLELSDPVERHLPGTTFGDRTVAALLAHAGGLTAEPPGPWWERTRGTSWSELADRFSPETTPHRAGRRHHYSNLGFAALGEIVARIRGEDWLTVLDREILVPLELTRTTAMPVAPHARGWAVHPWADVLLPEPAHDGGAMGPAGQLWSTVTDMLRWSTFLGGDTGDVLHPDTLAEMSDPVVVEDGDGWRSGQGLGLQLLRHQGRRLVGHGGSMPGFLATVWADRTDDSGVVFLANATSGIGGALAVGLLDILVEQEPRLPAEWRPQATQPDPELLALTGEWYWGTAPYVLRLLPDGMLNLTPMGGRGRTSRFRAAADDDGWIGLDGYYAGERLRVVRRADGEVGHLDLNTFVFARKPYEPTAPIPGDVDPGGWRGSATY; this is encoded by the coding sequence ATGATCGACCCCGTGCAGGACCTGAATCGAGAACAGGCCCCCGCCGCGTCCACCGTTCGCGCGCTGACCCGCAGGCTGGCCGTCGATCAGCGGGACGGCCGGGTGCCGTCGGTGGTCGCCGGGCTGGTGCGGGACAGGGCCACGGTCTGGACCGGCGCCCGAGGTCGGGTGAACGACTCGGCGCCGACCCCGCACACCCAGTATCGGATCGGATCGATCACCAAGACCTTCATCGCCGTGCTGATCCTGCGGCTGCGCGATGAGGGACTGCTGGAGCTGTCCGATCCGGTCGAGAGGCATCTGCCCGGAACCACGTTCGGCGATCGCACCGTGGCGGCCCTGCTCGCACACGCGGGCGGCCTGACCGCCGAGCCTCCCGGACCGTGGTGGGAGCGGACCCGAGGCACGTCCTGGAGTGAGCTGGCCGACCGCTTCAGCCCCGAGACCACGCCGCACCGCGCGGGACGCAGGCACCACTACTCGAATCTCGGCTTCGCGGCACTCGGTGAGATCGTGGCCCGGATCCGGGGCGAGGACTGGCTGACCGTGCTGGATCGCGAGATTCTCGTGCCGCTGGAGCTGACCCGGACCACGGCGATGCCCGTCGCCCCTCATGCGCGCGGCTGGGCCGTGCACCCGTGGGCGGACGTGCTGCTGCCGGAGCCCGCGCACGACGGCGGTGCGATGGGTCCGGCCGGCCAGCTCTGGTCGACGGTGACGGACATGCTGCGCTGGTCGACCTTCCTGGGCGGTGACACGGGCGACGTCCTGCATCCGGACACCCTCGCCGAGATGTCCGACCCCGTGGTCGTCGAGGACGGCGACGGCTGGCGGAGCGGCCAGGGACTCGGCCTGCAACTGCTGCGCCACCAGGGCAGGCGGCTCGTCGGACACGGCGGATCGATGCCGGGCTTCCTCGCGACGGTGTGGGCGGACCGCACCGACGACAGCGGCGTCGTGTTCCTGGCGAACGCCACCTCCGGCATCGGCGGTGCCCTGGCCGTCGGTCTGCTCGACATCCTCGTGGAGCAGGAGCCGAGGCTGCCCGCCGAGTGGCGCCCCCAGGCGACACAGCCGGATCCGGAACTGCTGGCGTTGACCGGCGAGTGGTACTGGGGCACCGCGCCGTACGTGCTTCGGCTGCTGCCCGACGGAATGCTCAATCTGACGCCGATGGGCGGTCGGGGCCGCACCTCCCGGTTCCGCGCCGCCGCCGACGACGACGGGTGGATCGGACTGGACGGCTACTACGCGGGGGAACGGCTGCGGGTGGTCCGTCGCGCCGACGGCGAGGTCGGTCACCTGGACCTGAACACGTTCGTCTTCGCCAGGAAGCCCTACGAGCCGACGGCACCGATCCCCGGTGACGTCGACCCGGGCGGCTGGCGAGGTTCCGCGACCTACTGA
- a CDS encoding FAD-binding oxidoreductase: protein MTGVKVTGHAALLAELRAVLGRDAVLTDPDVVEGYRHDMMPLASAGRPLAVVLPATRPDVQRVVRAAGAAGVPIVPRGAGSGLSGAANAIDGCLVLSTARMRSILEIDTDNRLAVVEPGVINRDLRTAVEKHGLFYPPDPSSYDWCTIGGNLATNAGGLCCVKYGVTTDSVLGLEVVLADGELLRTGRRTMKGVAGYDLTSLFVGSEGTLGVITRATLALRPLPQAPATLVATFAATEAAASAVSRIVREGMVPSLLEIMDAVSIDAVERHLNTELGAAAGSAALLLAQSDVGGDAGRAEIETLEQVCTDLGADFTYSTTDLAEGRMLLAARRAVLPALELLGRGLTDDVCVPRTRIGELISGCAAIADRAGLTVAVVGHAGDGNMHPTIVYDPDSPAQEEAARVAFDEILALGLSLGGTITGEHGVGRIKQDWLAKELGPVGLRTHRVVKRALDPENLFNPGSMFSMD, encoded by the coding sequence GTGACAGGTGTGAAGGTCACCGGACACGCGGCGTTACTGGCGGAATTGCGTGCCGTCCTCGGACGCGACGCCGTCCTGACCGATCCCGACGTCGTCGAGGGCTACCGACACGACATGATGCCGCTGGCCTCGGCGGGCAGGCCGTTGGCCGTGGTGCTGCCTGCCACCAGGCCCGACGTGCAGCGCGTCGTTCGTGCCGCGGGCGCGGCCGGGGTCCCGATCGTGCCGCGCGGCGCGGGCAGCGGACTGTCGGGCGCCGCCAACGCGATCGACGGCTGTCTCGTGCTGTCCACCGCCCGGATGCGATCGATTCTGGAGATCGACACGGACAACCGGCTGGCCGTCGTGGAGCCCGGCGTGATCAATCGTGATCTGCGGACCGCCGTCGAGAAGCACGGCCTCTTCTATCCCCCCGACCCGTCCAGCTACGACTGGTGCACCATCGGCGGCAACCTCGCGACCAATGCCGGTGGCCTGTGCTGCGTCAAGTACGGCGTCACCACCGACTCCGTGCTGGGCCTGGAGGTGGTGCTCGCCGACGGCGAACTGCTGCGCACGGGCCGCCGCACCATGAAGGGCGTCGCCGGGTACGACCTCACGAGCCTGTTCGTCGGCAGCGAGGGCACGCTCGGCGTCATCACCAGGGCCACCCTCGCCCTCCGCCCGCTGCCGCAGGCGCCCGCGACGCTGGTCGCGACCTTCGCCGCCACCGAGGCGGCGGCCTCGGCGGTCAGCCGTATCGTCCGGGAGGGCATGGTGCCGTCCCTGCTGGAGATCATGGACGCCGTGTCGATCGACGCGGTGGAGCGACATCTGAACACCGAACTCGGCGCGGCGGCGGGCAGCGCCGCGCTGTTGCTGGCCCAGTCGGACGTCGGCGGCGACGCGGGCCGCGCCGAGATCGAGACACTCGAACAGGTCTGCACCGACCTCGGAGCGGACTTCACCTACAGCACGACCGACCTGGCCGAGGGACGGATGCTGCTCGCGGCCCGCCGCGCGGTGCTGCCGGCCCTCGAACTGCTCGGGCGAGGACTCACCGACGACGTGTGCGTGCCGCGCACCCGCATCGGCGAGCTGATCAGCGGCTGCGCGGCCATCGCCGATCGGGCCGGACTCACCGTCGCCGTCGTCGGGCACGCCGGTGACGGCAACATGCATCCGACGATCGTCTACGACCCCGATTCGCCGGCGCAGGAGGAGGCGGCCCGCGTCGCCTTCGACGAGATCCTCGCCCTGGGCCTGTCCCTGGGCGGCACGATCACCGGCGAGCACGGCGTGGGCCGGATCAAGCAGGACTGGCTGGCGAAGGAGCTGGGACCCGTCGGATTGCGGACCCATCGGGTGGTGAAACGGGCGCTGGACCCGGAGAACCTCTTCAATCCCGGCTCGATGTTCTCGATGGACTGA
- the nagA gene encoding N-acetylglucosamine-6-phosphate deacetylase, with the protein MTHAHTTAPRTEVDLVLAGGRVVTADGVLVDAWVGIDGGRVSAVGVGPAPSAARTEELAGAWVVPGFVDIHCHGGGGESFSGGSAERIATAVRTHRARGTTTMLGSLVSASVPELTRQVSGLAELVEDDLFAGIHLEGPFLSAARCGAHAPELLLPPDHDSVARLLAAGRGSVRMVTLAPELEGAVRAVGQLVDGGAIAAIGHTDAIEEQVLPAVAAGATVATHLFNAMRPLHHREPGPIGALLDDERITVELICDLVHLHPTTVRLAARHAGPARTVLVTDAISATGMGDGRYELGGLRVTVTDGVPLLDGGTLAGSSLTMDVAFRNLVEACGLTVEEAVAATATRPAAVLGMEKEVGRIAPGLRADLVILDERLHVRDVLRRGEVVEG; encoded by the coding sequence ATGACTCACGCCCACACCACCGCCCCGCGTACCGAGGTCGACCTGGTGCTCGCGGGTGGTCGCGTCGTCACCGCCGACGGAGTGCTCGTCGATGCCTGGGTCGGCATCGACGGGGGGCGGGTCTCGGCGGTCGGCGTCGGTCCGGCACCCTCCGCCGCACGCACGGAGGAGCTGGCCGGGGCCTGGGTCGTCCCCGGCTTCGTCGACATCCACTGCCACGGCGGCGGCGGCGAGTCCTTCAGCGGCGGATCGGCCGAGCGGATCGCGACGGCGGTCCGCACACACCGGGCGCGCGGCACCACCACGATGCTCGGCAGCCTCGTCTCCGCCTCGGTACCGGAGTTGACGCGCCAGGTGAGCGGCCTCGCGGAGCTGGTCGAGGACGATCTGTTCGCGGGCATCCACCTGGAGGGCCCGTTCCTGTCCGCCGCCCGCTGCGGGGCACACGCGCCGGAGCTGTTGCTGCCGCCGGACCACGACTCGGTGGCCCGGCTGCTGGCGGCGGGCCGAGGTTCGGTGCGGATGGTCACGCTGGCCCCGGAACTGGAGGGTGCCGTCCGGGCGGTCGGTCAGCTCGTCGACGGCGGCGCGATCGCCGCGATCGGGCACACCGATGCGATCGAGGAGCAGGTCCTGCCCGCCGTCGCCGCGGGCGCCACCGTCGCCACCCATCTGTTCAACGCGATGCGACCGTTGCATCACCGCGAGCCCGGCCCGATCGGGGCGCTGCTCGACGACGAGCGGATCACCGTGGAGCTGATCTGCGACCTGGTGCATCTCCATCCCACCACCGTTCGGCTGGCCGCCCGTCATGCGGGCCCGGCGCGAACGGTGCTGGTCACGGACGCGATCTCGGCGACGGGCATGGGCGACGGACGGTATGAGCTGGGCGGTCTGCGGGTGACGGTGACCGACGGCGTTCCGCTGCTGGACGGCGGCACGCTCGCAGGCAGCAGCCTGACCATGGACGTCGCGTTCCGCAACCTCGTGGAGGCCTGCGGACTGACCGTCGAGGAGGCCGTGGCCGCGACCGCCACCCGCCCCGCCGCGGTGTTGGGCATGGAGAAGGAGGTCGGGCGGATCGCGCCCGGGCTGCGTGCCGACCTGGTGATCCTGGACGAGCGGCTGCATGTCCGCGACGTCCTGCGGCGCGGCGAGGTGGTCGAGGGCTGA
- a CDS encoding ROK family protein, which produces MGITVEDTRQVVAVDVGGTEIKAALVSVGPADAVPLRRRRRHTPRAAIAEGASAEEQAAAGTRTVELVVDAVHELIDELRAEATGPVHAAGVAVPGVVDEDRGIAVYSANLGWRDAPLRALLAARTDLPVVLGQDIRASGLAEARLGAARGCRDAVVLPIGTGIAAALLVDGRMLRGGGFAGEIGHVDIGHQERCACGAVGCVEAVASSAALARRYAARIGRPVSGAAEVAAAVQTGDPVAIAVWEDALDGLTRAILLLVTLLAPEVIVLGGGLALSGDLLVAPLRDRLAALISFQRVPVLRTAEFGDEAGCLGAALLAVGIQEDR; this is translated from the coding sequence GTGGGCATCACCGTGGAAGACACCCGTCAGGTGGTCGCCGTCGACGTGGGCGGCACCGAGATCAAGGCCGCGCTCGTCTCCGTCGGCCCCGCGGACGCCGTCCCGCTCCGCCGTCGCCGCCGACACACCCCGCGAGCCGCGATCGCCGAGGGCGCCTCGGCCGAGGAACAGGCCGCCGCCGGGACGCGGACGGTCGAACTGGTCGTCGACGCGGTGCACGAGCTGATCGACGAGCTGCGTGCCGAAGCCACCGGTCCGGTCCACGCGGCGGGCGTCGCGGTGCCGGGAGTCGTCGACGAGGATCGGGGCATCGCGGTCTACTCGGCGAATCTGGGCTGGCGCGACGCGCCGCTGCGCGCTCTGCTGGCTGCCAGGACCGATCTCCCGGTCGTCCTCGGTCAGGACATCCGAGCGAGCGGCCTCGCCGAGGCCCGGCTCGGCGCCGCCCGAGGCTGCCGCGACGCCGTGGTGCTGCCGATCGGCACCGGCATCGCGGCGGCACTGCTGGTGGACGGCAGGATGCTGCGCGGCGGCGGCTTCGCGGGCGAGATCGGCCACGTCGACATCGGCCACCAGGAGCGCTGTGCCTGCGGCGCCGTCGGCTGCGTCGAGGCGGTGGCGTCCTCCGCCGCGCTGGCCCGCCGTTACGCCGCGCGCATCGGCCGACCGGTGTCGGGGGCCGCCGAGGTGGCCGCCGCGGTGCAGACGGGCGACCCGGTCGCGATCGCGGTGTGGGAGGACGCGCTGGACGGCCTGACCAGGGCGATCCTGCTGCTCGTCACGCTGCTCGCTCCGGAGGTGATCGTGCTGGGCGGCGGGCTCGCGCTGTCGGGCGATCTCCTCGTCGCCCCGCTCCGCGACAGACTCGCCGCGTTGATCTCGTTCCAGCGCGTCCCCGTGCTCCGCACCGCGGAATTCGGGGACGAGGCGGGATGCCTCGGCGCGGCACTACTGGCAGTCGGCATTCAGGAGGACCGATGA
- a CDS encoding SigE family RNA polymerase sigma factor, whose amino-acid sequence MAADRFHPGVGDGSNNPVERTFGHLRTLDSPLPRSGGQQPLTLEDLYRRHRMRMVRLAILLVDDISTAEDVVQEAFTGLHRNWSGLRDATAAVGYLRTAVVNGSRSVLRRRKTAREYTPPHSPNARSAESLAMLTAEHQTVVRALAQLPPRQREVLVLRYYGDLSEAEIAEATGISRGTVKSTASRALDALQSIISSGR is encoded by the coding sequence GTGGCGGCGGACAGATTCCACCCAGGAGTCGGCGATGGGAGCAACAACCCGGTCGAACGGACGTTCGGCCATCTGAGAACACTCGACTCGCCCCTGCCGCGCTCGGGCGGTCAGCAGCCGTTGACGCTCGAAGACCTCTACCGCCGGCACCGGATGCGGATGGTGCGCCTGGCGATCCTCCTCGTCGACGACATCTCCACGGCGGAGGACGTGGTTCAGGAGGCCTTCACCGGCCTGCATCGCAACTGGTCCGGGCTGCGCGACGCCACCGCGGCGGTGGGCTATCTGCGCACCGCCGTGGTCAACGGCAGCCGTTCGGTCCTGCGCAGGCGCAAGACCGCGCGGGAGTACACGCCGCCCCACAGCCCGAACGCCCGTTCCGCCGAGTCGCTGGCCATGCTGACGGCCGAGCATCAGACCGTCGTGCGAGCACTCGCGCAGCTCCCGCCCAGGCAGCGTGAGGTGCTCGTCCTGCGCTACTACGGGGACCTGTCCGAGGCCGAGATCGCCGAGGCGACCGGGATCTCGCGAGGAACTGTCAAGTCCACCGCCTCCCGCGCGCTGGACGCCCTCCAGTCGATCATCAGCTCGGGCCGCTGA